Proteins encoded by one window of Epinephelus moara isolate mb chromosome 18, YSFRI_EMoa_1.0, whole genome shotgun sequence:
- the hoatz gene encoding cilia- and flagella-associated protein HOATZ → MSAQAEPQEQEEFDKFFTVFDGSSPEDVSHARQLWSSLSLLPPLESRLVSADIHQRLPVSRPQRSSSSTGPRQSAPEPPSIPALRQRQEERQRYVAMADQRREILALLRRQREQRIQKELLSVAFKPKVKLGREKMVKLHKPSDSEMDEELVKQLQ, encoded by the coding sequence ATGTCCGCCCAGGCTGAGCCTCAGGAGCAGGAGGAGTTTGATAAATTCTTCACCGTGTTTGACGGCTCCTCTCCGGAGGATGTGTCCCACGCCCGGCAGCTGTGGAGCTCGCTGTCCCTCCTGCCGCCACTGGAGTCCCGGCTGGTGTCCGCAGACATCCATCAGAGACTGCCGGTGTCCCGGCCGCagcggagcagcagcagcaccggtCCCAGACAGTCCGCCCCGGAGCCGCCGAGTATCCCTGCTCTCCggcagagacaggaggagagacagcGGTATGTAGCCATGGCCGACCAGAGGAGGGAGATCCTGGCTCTgctgaggaggcagagggagcagaggaTCCAGAAGGAGCTGCTCTCTGTGGCCTTTAAACCGAAGGTGAAGCTCGGTAGAGAAAAAATGGTGAAGCTGCACAAACCTTCAGACTCTGAGATGGACGAGGAGCTGGTGAAGCAGCTGCAATGA